In the Telopea speciosissima isolate NSW1024214 ecotype Mountain lineage chromosome 2, Tspe_v1, whole genome shotgun sequence genome, one interval contains:
- the LOC122651192 gene encoding uncharacterized protein LOC122651192 — translation MNDVNQIWSCTFVYMSCREQVRSSQLETLKSLASFIDKPWILAGDWNAYLHPEEKNGGRPLSNSSVTPLKEFANSVCISPIHQSGYQFTWTNGQFGHRRIEGKLDRFFSNVAWFNLFLDAMVTTEVVASSDHRAIILNTDRMGSKPPQPFRF, via the coding sequence ATGAATGATGTTAATCAAATTTGGTCTTGCACCTTTGTTTACATGAGCTGTCGGGAACAAGTTAGATCTTCTCAATTAGAGACTCTCAAATCTTTGGCTTCGTTCATCGATAAACCATGGATCTTAGCGGGTGATTGGAATGCATATTTGCACCCTGAAGAAAAGAATGGTGGACGCCCTTTATCCAACTCATCCGTGACCCCCTTGAAGGAGTTTGCAAATTCAGTTTGCATCTCACCCATTCATCAATCAGGGTATCAATTCACTTGGACTAATGGCCAATTTGGACATCGTAGAATTGAAGGAAAGTTGGATCGGTTCTTCTCCAATGTAGCATGGTTCAATCTCTTCCTGGATGCAATGGTTACTACAGAGGTAGTTGCTTCATCGGATCATAGGGCAATCATTCTAAACACCGACAGAATGGGGTCCAAACCACCTCAGCCTTTTCGTTTTTGA